The genomic stretch TCATGAATCAACTATTTTGAAAtggccgattctagggtttctggAATGgagaacaaactttcaaatttaAGTGCCAATTCTAGAGCTTTTGGGATCACTTATACCAATTCCGATTCAACCTCCATTTTGATCTATTTCTGATATTGAGTTTGGACTGGTCCAAGTCAATCGAATTAGAATCCATTGGGACCGATTTGATCTTGGATTTTGAGTTTAAAATCCTTAGTCGAATCAATCACTGGAATGACTCCATGTAGAACTGAATTAAAATGGTTGATTATAATTTCTAGAGTGAAAACCGAATGTAACATTGCTTGGTTTTGATTTCCATGTTGGCAATCTCAAACCGAAGTAGATCTGAACCAAATGGCCAGAAATGAACCGGTTCGATACCATTAAGCCAATCTCAAAAAATGGCCTATCAGGATTCAAGACTCCAAAAACCACCGCTTGATCTTGTGAAAGAGTCCTACcgcaaaaataataataaaaaaaagatagcattgaatttttattttagaattatTTGACTCTCTTTCACGTGTCTCaggcatagttagcaaattcagattcgggaattattcggacgaagaattattcggaataattcggacgattaatttaaggattcggtcaaaaaagcggtcaaaaaagcttattggggggttttttttttttttaattgttttttattttttatttttggttttttttaaaataatgtttaaatggaccgaataattcggtttaattcggattcggtccgaattattcgcgatttatattcacttttgaaaaaatcgcgaattttaaagaattttatttttaattcggattcggtccaaatttttgataaaaatcgGAAAAAtttggttcggccgaataattcgcgaattattcggccgaattgataactctggTCTCAAGTGATCATTGGGGTTTGCCCCCACATCCAAGGTCTGGCAAGACAAGTCATTTTCGCAATTAAAGGCTCTGTTTGGTAGAcatgagaagggaagaaaagaaaagaaaagaaaaaaaaaatctagaaaagaaataaaatgaaatggtgaaaaaataaaaagagtatgcatgtttggtaatcaagagaagaaaataaaaaaaaatttgaattttaggagagagatagacacataggaaatcattgtgtaatcaatcattttttgtcttattatgttttcatattttttcatgttttcttgtgttttttgcaagaatttttttttaaggagtaaaagaaaacttcacaattctcaagagaaattttaaatttcaaaagctGAATCTTCGATTGGGTGAACAAatgcaaagagaaattcttaactcaaaaaaagagtacaaaaagtgtattttttattttattttattttattttcttctcttggctaccaaacacagccttaatagCAATAATAACtccacaaagagagagagagagagagagagagagagagagagagagagagagagagagagagagagagagagagagagagagagagagagggattcgGCTCCTCTACAGCTCAGAGGTAATAACTGTtcagcacagttggtgagctgtggtgtgttacaatcccatgctcaccaggaggtcttgagttcaagtCTCTTAACTGTTACATACTTCCCTCCCtactcataaaaaaatatagctCGGAGGTGAGGTGCCATTCTTGTGGCTCAATTGAATGAATGAcatctattattttttaatctaaagGAGGAACCGAATCCccgttttcttttcttttcttctcttggataTCAGGCACAACCTAAAATCTTAAATAGGGGTCCCCTTTGTTTTGCCTTCACCTTAAAATTTCATCACCTTCCGTCCGTCATCCTTGACTTGCTTTGTCCGTGGAGAAAGCCTTTAGTTGATTGGTCAATAATTTTTCTTGTCATCATGTAGTTAGTAAAAAGTAAGACATGTTTTCCTTTAGTTATAATCGTAGCAATTCATCGAAAGATGTTATTATTGGGATTGGTGATCCTAGTGTATATTAGTTCCTtgtgagtaaaaaaaaaaaaaaaaagggatcctAGGTATTCCACTGGGTAATGAGTTAGGTAATATCACCAGTTGGGTAGGAATTccaataaaaatccaatattccACTTGTTGTAGAATGGCGTGAGGATTAGGGttttcataataaaaaaaacttgatttCTAAGTTTTTAAATGTAGTaacacataaaaataaaagcaattgaagaaaaaaatgcaaattaTTAGGAGGTAAagcatgtgaaaaaaaaaaaaaacataattagaGTCATGAAAGATGAACTATTTAAAAATTCAGTTATAAGACCTAGTGGACCAGCTACCCAAATTCCCTTGGTGAACTCGTAGGAGAGGAATAAACGCCATGTAATTTCATGACGATTGTAGCATAAAGTCACAATATAGATTCATATTCATCCATTTTCTAATAATGTCTTCTGCAAGAATCCCTCCTGGTGCtaatctccaaaaaaatagcTTAGATTTTGGAagtattttgaatttaaaaaaagaataaccAGTAGTGTGAGCATGGAGATAAGCAAGCACACTTGTTTGAGAATCCATTAGAGTTAGTAAAAATATTGCatttgagaaatttaataacttTTTTGGTTGACCACCTATCATGATAAAGGAAAATATGGATTTTAAGAATCTTACTTATCATGGAAAGATGAGTAAAAAACTTAAGAAGCTAGCATTCTAGGAATTCCCATAAAGTTTTTGGCCTTTGTAAAGATAGGGGTGGATTGCTAGAAACGGATAAATTTGCAAGGGAAAAATTAGGAATGAATTTAATCCATGAGTTAGTCCAGAAATTTGTATCAtgtcaattttcaatttttaagaaaatcattATCTAATTTACTTATGAGCAAAGATTTAGGAGGAAGTTTCCCAGATGCCACTGTAAATGGGCATTagtttactatatatatatatatatatatatatgaggagAGAGGGGGGTCACATCAGGACCCTCTCGATGCGTTCAAGATTTTATGCATCATCATACATAATGATCATGCACACAACTCTTTCATTGGATTGAGAATGATGGTCTATAGTTTAGATTTAAATGATTTGTATCTTGGGACTAGTTTTCCTTTCTCATAATgaaatgccaaaggtggataaAAAGACTGGTAAAGGTGAGGTGAGGGCCTTTTGTTGTGCTTTGTTGTTTTATTCATGTAATTCTTTCATTCATTTTAATAATATAtcattgttttaaaaaaaaaaatgaaaataataataataataataataataaccattGCTgatcttaagcaaaaaaaaaaaaaaaaaaaaaaaaaaaaaaagcgcacACAACTTTTGCCATTAAAAAATGTACTACAGAGTAACAATATGCAATAAATATATACTttgaattattttaaaataCTTTTTATCCTTATTTAGAAAGAAAACTTTTGAAGTTTGAGAACCGAACAAGAGGCCTTCGTAGAAGGTTCATCTTCTAAATATAACTATGGTCCTATGGAAGTGTTATTCACCTTTAAATAATGaattaatttgattaaaaaaaataagaactagTATGAAAAAAAAGTAGAGATATATAAAAGTGAAAAAATTGTGCTCAACACCCCTAGTAAGCCAATGGAGGAGACAAGAAGTTGGCACTTGGATAGGCCAATGGAGTACAATAGTTTGATCATGCGTCAAATTTTAACCTCAAATGCATGTATTTGTCCAATCCATATGTCTAATGTCATACCTTACCTTAAATGTCCATATCCTTGAACTTTCTTAGTATCATAAACTTAACATGTGAATAGAGGAATGCACACATACCGGGTAAACAGAACACATGGTTCTAGAAATGAAATGGAACGTTCAGTATTGATCGGATTGGAATGGTATCGATTTTGATTGATCTCAATCTACATGTATGATctaagggtaaaatcataataaaaactgATTTAACAAAAAAGATAGATCTATTCAATACGGTCAGATCTAGACCGATTCAAAATGCTGTCAGACAATATCGTTCTTGACCGATCTCATGACCGTTCACAAAATTTAGAACCTTGGCATAAGGTTTGAGAAGAAAGAATCAGTGTTGGGATCGATCGATATGATATCGACTAAGAATTAGGATCAATCAAGGCCGATATCAATTGGAACTGTCTAAATCAAGCCAATCCAGTCTATTGGGAGGTAGTAGGTGGCTATTAGTAGGGCCAATGGCCACCTACTCCTACACATCCATCCATTCACATAAACATATGATAGAGTTTGATCCTCCAATCTCGTCTTCTGGATACCGACATTTCAAGGTAAAGCTGCCACCACTAGACTAAACCGGTGTGCTTGTGAGATCAAGCTTCAACAATATAAGAAGTTGATCCTCATACACCTTGCATTGCACTGTTGCTATGTGTATAATTAAGGTATAAATGAACTTGTATATATGTTCCACCCCATCCGACCCGTCTACACTGCCGACACCAATTCTATttagtatataaaaaaaaaaaaaaatcgtagaCAGTGATAAGGCAAGCGATGGGACATAGTATTGGTTCAACATCGAGAAGCaagttcatctctctctctctctctttctctctcagaGGGGGAGAGGGGTATGATACCGATATCAATACTTATATCGGTCTCAATCAATATCGATATTGATTCTATAAAAGATAAAATCGGATCATTTTGCCCCTCAACACTCATACCttgattttttgaattattttaccCTCTCTCCTATGTTGATACCACCGCTACAGTATTAATATTGTATCTGTATTGAGTACCACGATCCCGATACTTAGCTTTCCCTCCATGTTGAGGAATATTTTCTGGGGATCCAACTCAATAGGTATAGCATGGTCATCTATTAGGTACTCGGCCCAAACATAGTGGGCTTAGTTATTGTTGTAGAAGGTCTCAAATACCAAGTGGGCTCTGGTCATTGTATTAACTTTTGGCACTCGCGATGGGCTGTTTGTACATTTTATCGTAtcagttgattttttttttttttttggataaattaataaatgcattaaaagagggggagggaaaataTCCCTTAACGGAGGATTACAAGCCGGGAAACAAAAGTCCAAAAACAGACAGCCATCAAGGCTCAGTTGGCTTGAGAAGTGGAAGACATATCACGTATGACATGTCTAATACAGCTAAAGCCCACATGGAAAAAAATAAGAGCCAGAAGCCCAACAACTTAAAAttcaaaagcccacatgggctgaACAATAACCCAGAAACCCAAAGGCTGTATATAATTTGTAGTCACCCATGAAATCTCTTGCTCCTTCAAGGCTGTATATAATGTGTGTCGTACATTCTTGTATCTGTTTTTACAATCCTGACATTTTTGAAGGTGGTCTGAATATGAAATTTTGTGAGGTTTATGATTAGTAGAAGAAGGCTTGTATTGACTATGAGGAGTATTTGTATGTTTTATCGTCTTGTTGCACAAGAAAGAAACTGAAAGTGAAAGTGATTTGGGCATTTTCATATTACGTTTTCTAGGGAAGAGTTCTTGCGGCAACTTTTGGTattcttgagagatctccattgtaTCTTTTCTTCTATCACATAGTGATTGATCTTCAGCTTCGCCTATGGATGCATCACATTATATTGGGGAATGGACAACATTAAATCTCAGTGTCATCTTTCCTTCAGTTTATTTATTCGTGCTTCTTGGTGTTTGTCTAACAAAGGCCAAGGTCTCCTTCTATCACAAGAAGGTGGCTgaaaaattatgaagtgcaatGGTGCTCTACAATCAACTTTGCTCTGCTCAAGTACTTGCTCCCAAGCGATGTAGTCGTAAAGGGCAACTTCATTATGAGCGACTCACCTTTACTCTAAATAAGGACTGAATAAGTAAAGGCCTTTCCTAGCACGATGCAACTTTTTGGCTGCCCCATTACTATGACTAGTAAAGTTTGCTTGCCTTACTCGTTAATTTATGTGGTAGCGGCTTACCGGGTTCGGGGTTTTCTCACTTTTTGCCTCTGTTTATGTTCGTAGACTATCCTTTATTTGTTGCGTCAACACATGTTAATGCACAACAATGTGAGCGACATTGTTTCTTTGGTCATAGGTCACCTAGTCGTTTCTTCTTTTGTCATTGATGAGTTAGGGCCCGGAAGGACCTGCTTGCTTGTTTTGATGAAAATATACCCGGTGCATGAGGTTCCCGCATGCGTAAGGTCGGGGGTGGGGGTTAGAGAACTATGTAGCCTTGCCCTAAGAATATTGAGAGGTTGTTTTGACTGCTtgaccactaggttgcaataTTCGTACCTTACTGTTGGACCAAGTGGCCCCACTTTGATGATGCTTGATTGTAATTCCAAATCCACTCTATTGTGGGTAATATGTTTTCGCAGAAGCTTTTATTTTTGTGCTTACTTCTCCATCCAGATCTGTTTGTGAACCTGTGGACTAGATTAGAATCATAAAATGTATACTTCCTCTTTCGGAAGGAAGACCAGCTCTCATGGCTGGTTCAGGGATTCCTTGCTTCGAATCTCTTTTGTCATCTCTCTTGAAAAAGAGGAGTTCTCAAGTCAATGAACgaccaaaaaattatattaaaagaaTAATAGACAAGTGAAACAAGCAATGGGTAAAGGTGGTTGAGCTCATTATATTCAAATGCAAAAAAGGCGTAATCAATTCACCAAGCAAATGAGGGTCATAGATTTATCTAGTCCCtcctctgttgatggcaatgccgaaggtggaggagtGGAATTAGTGTCTAATCTCTACAATCTGTGTGGAGATTTTCTCATTGCTATGTTTTGATgtattatcttttcttttatttttaataaagttTGAGAATTTCtagtagaaaaaagaaaaaaagaaaaaagagggggcATATATATTGAAGTTTATCCAATTTGATTCTCGATTCTTATCAAACAATGGGTGATTCTCTTAGTTCCCTAGTTGAAATGTGAACattgaaatttttgaagaaattaaCCTTCAAAACACAACATCCCATCAAGCCACTAATCAATAAGGTGGAGGGGATAAGACTGACTAGTTAAAAAACAATATAGTTATTGAGGAAATTCTTGAACCAAATGGCTGAGTGCTTTGGATATCTCTTCAATCTGTCTTTGTAATCTACATGGTTAATCCCGAATCTAACTGTGTAGCCGCTACTCCATTCAAAGTTGTCCAACAAAGACCATGCAAAGTATCCCCTCACATCCACACCATCCCTACACAAATTCCGGATTAATTACATGCGTTAAGGACAAACAATctattcttaattaaatattttttcttttttagttttctGATAAAATTACTAATTtgttaagaaagaagaaattagggtttgtTCCAAGCCAAGCTATACCAGAGACACAAACCCTAACCAAGTCTAACCTTTTAATGTTAGCTCGCCCTAGTTGCACCCTTCATATATAAATCTTTGCGTGCTTTGAATGATCTTTTGACACCCTTGATGTTATCCTTAGAATTCAGAGAGAATACTTACTCGATGGCTCTTCGAAGATAGTGAAGATGTCTATGGTAAAAGTCCACTCTCTTGTCATCCTTCAGAGATTCTTCCAAGGATACACTGGAGTTGTTCAGCTCACCAAACCCTGCAAACAGAAATTAACCATTAAAAGTATATTCTTACAATATGATATAAAAGATAACAGGGATGGTTCAGACTTCAGAGACTCCAAATTTGATCACTTACCATTTTCAGTAATGAAAATAACTGGAtttctgtaatttttctttATGTAGATCATAACATCTCGAATTCCCCTCGGATAAACATAGAATGCAGCGTGACCAGTCTGTAAAATGTAGATAAACGAGAATCTAAAACGATTGAGAAAAGAATGGACTTTTCAAAAACAATTACACTATGCAAACACGAAGATTTATgtggttcgacaagattgcctacttCCACGGTGAGATTAGATCAGTTTCACTATCGATGGAGAATAGAATTAAGACAGCTCATTTGCACACCTCTCTCTGATTGATTTTAGATAAATCACCTAACCTTGTTACAAATTTATAGTGAAACCTTATACAGGTAATTTATTAAAATATCCATGTAGGTCTAAAAATTTCTGAGGCTAACCTCTCCTCCAAACCCTTGCCATGGACCTGTTAGCTCGTTGAGGCCCAAGTACAAAGATAATGTGCAAGGTGGGTTGATTCCTCCGGGCCTCGAGGCTTCGGGCCCCAAGCCTCTAATTGGACCTTCAGAATCAACCCACTTATGCGAGCAACGTAATACAAGATATCATACCCcatcacatgtaaaatataagATACCACTTTATATAGcgatcataatttttttttttttgctaacgacgggtatctaaGCCTttagcctgactagtcctgtgggcccatactgaccccacaatcgcaaggatcgggtcataccggggttgaatgagaactattcaactttcactgaaagcagtgaaaagcaTTAAACACCCCCTTGTGAGTGGctcaaggtgtgcctagtgagagttgaactcagaacATCTAAGTTTACGGCTTGTACCaaattcgttgctcaccaactgcgctacccctcGGGTTAGCGATCATGAATGATCAGGTCTGAAGTTAAATAATCTAGTTGCACCTCTATCTAGAGTTATATTACATGTACACTTCAATATTGAAGTGATTAACATGAATTGCAGAGTCTGTAACAAAATAATCTCATACCGCTTCACCAATGAATGTCCCATTCCTTGAAGCTGTCAACAGAAGAAGATGTTAGCTTGAAGATGGCTATGACACCAACCAGATTGAACTTCTTGAAGGGTTATAGCTCGACTTACATGTGAGATTAACTTGTGAATCAGTTGTGGAGCTTAAATTTCCAGAGCTCCTCAAGTTAACTTCAGCTGCATAATTTGCAGTATAGTAGTTTAATCCGATGAAGTCCAGTGACCCTTTCACCATGAGAGACTGCTTCTTTGAGAACTTTGGTAGCCGATCACCAACAAGAGCTCTCATGCTATCTGGATAATCACCATAGGTCAATGGGTTCATGAACCTGTTCAAGCAGATGTCATATATGGTTGATAATGATATATATAGCCGTTGGATCAACTGAGAAACTGATACTTACCATCCAATCTTAAAATCAAGACCTCGATTGGTGGCAGCAATGTTAGATTTGCTTCTGGAGAAGGGTACCATCCAGTTTGCCACCAGCGCCATTCCTATCTTTCCCTTTTGAGACTTCTGCTCTCACAAATCCAAAATGGTTTAGACAGTAATGCTTATAAACTGAATCTATTTAAGCTTAATTTTGTTCATTTTCAGAAACCTTGTAAAAAATTAACGAAAATTTCAGCTAATTTTGGTGGAAgtatcaagaaaaaagaaaaaaaattctttttcttttaacaacTGTTTAGTGTAACTGGTGTGTTGTGATAAACAAAATATACATGCTCTctagagtaggggtgtcaaaccctaaacTGAACCGGTAAAACAGGCCAGACCAAACCAATAACAACCAGACCAAATCGGAAaaaagccttattggtttggttttggtttagagTATTGCAgccccaaaatcaaaccgaactgCACCGAAAAccagatgaacccaaaaccaaaccaaaaccggctcaaaacctggaccaaaaccgaaacctaACCCGTATGAAATCGAAACAATccgaaattcaataaaaaaacttaattttgcatagttttgtatacatttgtatggaaagtcaaatccaAAATGGACCAAAAACAAAATCCAAcccgatttaagaaaccgaagacaaatcgaaaccaaactgcATCGAAATCGAagccaaaattttcttattggttcggttttggttttggttttggtttcagctttcccacacgaAAACCGACTCAATCTGAATTAAAACCAAGGCGGACCaacccgttgacacccctactccatAGGTTCAAACTGGCTATTATCTATTGGGACCCTTATCTATTTCCCCTTTCTACCTatcgccaaaaaaaaaaaaaaaaaaaaaaaaaaaacatataatgataataataataataataataataattattattattattattattatcccaaaaagaagaagaagaaatggtacACCCTTAAGTGAGCAGGGAGAAGGGCCTTAAAAGGACGAAGGCCCCTGGGCTTACGGTAAGGAAACAAAAGGGTATATACCACCTATAACCTATGGCTGGCTGCCCTTGGAAGATGATGGAACGTTATTTATCCCAAACATCATATTTGATATCTTGGACAACGGTTGTCTTTGGAATTGTTATGAATCAAATGATCATTTGTCTCCATTCAAATATGATATAATAGCACACATCAAAAGTAATTGATTAGGTCCAAGTATGATACTATGGGTCCTAGGTAAGGatgttaatcggtttgattttagtgtatatggtgggattcagtttggttcatatttatttggctgaaactaaAATCGgatcatttactaaatggttgcaatTTCTGAAACCACaattgtttagtaaatggtttcggttccatggtttttaaatgATGTCAgttcatggttttaaacggttttgattgcGATTTATTTCAttcggtttctaaacggttaacAATTGGTTTGCTAATTTATAAGcttgtttactaaaatttgattttgttgataaatgtttcaatcttgtatcaaattaaatgaggcattgaacaagtaAGGGTTTCATTACAtaattacataataggagtacaTTGTTGAATAGACTATTcgacaacctctatggtccttaattcttccctaaattaagccattatgttttgttaaaaaaactaaatatttaatcattatatgggttaatcggatcgattttgatggtttaaacgaTTCGATTTTCATGGTGTCAATTAGGTTTGAAATTAACGGCTTAAACGGTTAAACCTAACCCTATTCATTTAACTAATATGTCTTAAACTTAAAATTAGAAccgaatcatttactaaatggctTTGTGGTTTCGATGTAAACGATTTTGTTCAATTTCAATAAATGGTTTCGACTTCAAATTCACATATTCCAATCATCATCTTGAATCAAATCATGAACAAGGGCCAAATTGTGAGGACCAACGTCATATCAGATTTTCTCTTTAAATCTATTAAGAAGCACCCCATCTGGGTGCCAAGGCTCCAACCAATTCCTAATGGAATGACCATTGCCGTTGATGTGGTGAACCATGCATTCCGCCCTAGATGGATACTTCATATTTGTACAACACACCACACCCAAGAGCAATTCTGCAACTGCTTGACAGTCCAAAGACAACCTGATCTCAATTACTATTTACAACGTTGGAGAAACAAAAACGACAGAGATTTAGGATTATCTCAATGATGCGTCACTCACAATAGAATAGATTTGATTGTCGTACACATGTACACATCGTCCCTATACGAACTATGATGATCGATGGTTTGTAGGGATCTCGTTAGGTAAAGTTTCACTTTCCAAATCCAAGAATAATAATGGAGATCTTTAGAGAAACACACTCTCAATTCGGAGAGTCGAAAGAGATATAGGGAGAGAAAGATAAATCTCTTGAGATTAGGTAAAAAACTTGCTTTATTGTGGTCAAACTTCTTATCTATAGAGATCTGGCCAACTAGGATTCCTAATCCTCACAAATATATACTTGGCCCACATGGGTGACCCATGAATGAACTTTGTTGTATCTTTTTCTTGCATAGTACTATTGCTCATAAAGaatatgaaatttctgattttacatgagacttttggATTTCAAGGAGTGAATCATTGTATTAGAGGTTTTTCTGTTGCAAGTTCACAAGCCCTCTTTCCATCACAGAATTGCAATGTCTAAATCAAAATCCTTACAAATTGCTTATAAAaatttttgaccaaaattttgaattagGATTCGATTATCTTAAAGGAAACaacaaaatatttcattgtagggTCCTGTTTGGATGGAATTCTAATTTTGACTCTGGAGTAGAttcttgaaacaaaattctTCATTGTCCCATGAATTAATCCATGAATAGTAactgattttaaaatttcaattaatcATATCTATCAAGGATTTGGGTGGTTCAATTCTCATATTAAATTCCATTAATTAGGACAGATTCCACCCAAATGTAGAAAGAAAGATTAAGAATAGCCATCGAAATGATAAAATGATCTTAAAAatcttttaatattaaaattaaatgtGAAGCTTATGTGGATCCCACTCACCTGGTACTTCTTCCTGTATAGCTTCACTGCAGCAGCATGAGACAGAAGCTGGTGGTGAGCCACCT from Macadamia integrifolia cultivar HAES 741 chromosome 14, SCU_Mint_v3, whole genome shotgun sequence encodes the following:
- the LOC122061930 gene encoding beta-glucosidase 12-like isoform X1 codes for the protein MAVQDSLVMVLGFIVFVNLYVQAAAGVFGSNVTFQLSRINFPEGFIFGTASAAYQYEGAAFVDGKGPSTWDFFTHRYPGKITDQSNGDVAVDSYHRYKEDVSIMKQMGMDAYRFSISWARLLPEGKLSGGVNEDGIRYYNDLINELLSNGIQPFVTIFHWDCPLALDKEYGGFLSPRIIKDFQDFADLCFREFGDRVKHWMTFNEAYLYSNYGYATGSFAPGRCSKWVSSSCIPGNSGSEPYKVAHHQLLSHAAAVKLYRKKYQKSQKGKIGMALVANWMVPFSRSKSNIAATNRGLDFKIGWFMNPLTYGDYPDSMRALVGDRLPKFSKKQSLMVKGSLDFIGLNYYTANYAAEVNLRSSGNLSSTTDSQVNLTSSRNGTFIGEATGHAAFYVYPRGIRDVMIYIKKNYRNPVIFITENGFGELNNSSVSLEESLKDDKRVDFYHRHLHYLRRAIEDGVDVRGYFAWSLLDNFEWSSGYTVRFGINHVDYKDRLKRYPKHSAIWFKNFLNNYIVF
- the LOC122061930 gene encoding beta-glucosidase 12-like isoform X2, which produces MAVQDSLVMVLGFIVFVNLYVQAAAGVFGSNVTFQLSRINFPEGFIFGTASAAYQYEGAAFVDGKGPSTWDFFTHRYPGKITDQSNGDVAVDSYHRYKEDVSIMKQMGMDAYRFSISWARLLPEGKLSGGVNEDGIRYYNDLINELLSNGIQPFVTIFHWDCPLALDKEYGGFLSPRIIKDFQDFADLCFREFGDRVKHWMTFNEAYLYSNYGYATGSFAPGRCSKWVSSSCIPGNSGSEPYKVAHHQLLSHAAAVKLYRKKYQSQKGKIGMALVANWMVPFSRSKSNIAATNRGLDFKIGWFMNPLTYGDYPDSMRALVGDRLPKFSKKQSLMVKGSLDFIGLNYYTANYAAEVNLRSSGNLSSTTDSQVNLTSSRNGTFIGEATGHAAFYVYPRGIRDVMIYIKKNYRNPVIFITENGFGELNNSSVSLEESLKDDKRVDFYHRHLHYLRRAIEDGVDVRGYFAWSLLDNFEWSSGYTVRFGINHVDYKDRLKRYPKHSAIWFKNFLNNYIVF